The region ATACCCCCGCAAAGTGGGACTGGTTTTCGCTCAGACCCCGAAAAAGGTCAATAGCTTTTTTTCGAAAACTTAATGCAGGCCTAATTCTGCCTAATAAATAAACGAGGTTTGCACCTCGTTTATTTCGAAAAAACTACTTAAATGTATGATTTTATTGAAACTTAGGCAGAAGCCTTAAGTTTAGACGCGAGAAGTCGGTTTAACCACTTACGTTCGGCCATTAAATCGAAGCCAACCTTTTCGCCACCGGTAATAATCGCCAAATATACCTTTTTTAGGATTTCAACTTCGGTGTCATTGCCATTATCGGCACCCATCGACTCTTCCAACGCATCGTAAACGCTTACTAGGTCTGGAGTTGTCACTACTTTCGGAATACGAGACATGTCTAAACCAAGAGTTTCAACCGGCTTAAAGCCTATCAACGTCTCAGTTAGCAGAATTTTGGAACCATTTTTGAAGTTCACTTGCAAGAAAGCTTTACCTTCGGAGTCTGCTCTGTGAAGCACTTCGTTCACATCTTGAGAGCTAAAAGTAAATAATTTTCCATCAAGATCCTGGCGCAATTGGACTCTGCCAGTATCGTTCATTTTCGCGCGAAGCCCTTTTGAGGAATCGACAAAATTCAGGATGTGATCAAGTTCAGCGTGTGTCGATTTCGACTTAGAATTGCTCAAGTTTCCCTCCCCTATATAGGGCCTTTCCATACAATGAAAGTATCGACATCCCAGGGAGGGACTTAACAGCTACTTTTTTAATTACTAAAGAACCGGTCTCTTATCCTGTAGCAATATGATTTTCTCCACAGAAAGATGTTTCAAGCCGAGTCAATCGCGGCGTGACTTGTTTCTCATGTTCCGATTTGAGATAACTTAGGAGTGCCCATCACGCCACCTATCAAGAAACATTGAGAGGGGCTGTGAGATTGCACACGGCACGCAAGTGCAAAGAAAGGCATTTTTATGATCATCACACGTTGGCAAGCGCCGTTGGTACCAAGCAAATCACAGGTTCATATGATTCTTGAAGCAGAAGGTTTAGAACCTTATGATGAAGTGTACGCTCCGCAGACTAAAATTCCAGATCACCGTCATCCGTTTGCAGAAGTTCGTATTATTGTAGCTGGAGAAATGCTATTTAATATCTCTGGAAATCAATTTGTATTGCGCCCTGGGGATCGCGTGGAAATTCCTGCAAATACAAAGCACACGCATACATCACAAGGCTCTGCGGAGTGTATTTGCGTTTGTGCTCAACGTGCGATTTAAACCTTTAATGAAATTCTAAAAAAAAAGAAGGACCCTCGCGAGGTCCTTTTTTTATTCCTTGTTTTCTGAACGCCGCTGTTTCATCCAAGCCAAATACTCTCGGATATTTTTTTCGAATCCATGCGACGTCGGCTCGTAGATTTTTTCTGCCTGAAGTTCTTCTGGAAGGTAAGATTGCTCAGTCCAGCCGGAGGGATAGTCGTGAGGGTATTTGTAATCTCTGCCGTATCCCATTTCCTTGGCCAATGCAGTTTTAGCGGACCTTAAGTGCAATGGGACTGGCAGTGTCTTGGTTTGCTCGACCAAGGCGCGCGCTTTATGTAGAGCCATGTAGGAAGCATTCGATTTTGGACAAGAAGCCAGATAAGTCGTCACTTGAGACAGCGTGATGGCACCTTCCGGAAGACCGATTGCTTCGACGGCTTGAAGGCCTGCTATCGCAACGGAAATTGCGCGCGGATCGGCGTTACTGATGTCTTCTGAGGCGAGGATGATCAAGCGACGAGCGATGAAAATAGGGTCTTCTCCACCGTCCAACATGCGGGCTAAGTAATAAACAGCAGCGTCTGGATCACTG is a window of Bdellovibrio sp. SKB1291214 DNA encoding:
- a CDS encoding cupin domain-containing protein, which produces MIITRWQAPLVPSKSQVHMILEAEGLEPYDEVYAPQTKIPDHRHPFAEVRIIVAGEMLFNISGNQFVLRPGDRVEIPANTKHTHTSQGSAECICVCAQRAI